The DNA sequence GTAACAACCTGGGGTCCTGTctggctgtttttgtgtgtgcgtgtgtctgtatgGGTGCGTGCGTTTCTAGCAGCGCACTTGCAGGTTGGacctttatattattatttcaatCTCTGGTGATTGTTAACATTTTATCTATAAAAAGataattagtttttttatttgtgagaGCGCGTTTTTAgcaaggtaattttttttgtttctcttgtgACTGACGGCCCATGTACAAGGGAAGCAAAACAaatggatgcccccccccccaaaaaaatgagaagaatgaAAGGAAGGGGCATGTCAAGTGATGCCCTCTATCAGGAGGGCCTGATATTCCATAAGCACGTCAATCATTTGACGATATCCTCTTTACCACCATTGTCAAAATGGTGGCCACACTATTCGTACAGTCCGGCTGTCAATGTGCCGCTCTGCTTTTGGCACTAATGTGGAAACTGATTTTGATAACCTTGCAAAAGCGTGCAAGACGTGAAGCAAAACGTCACACGAACAGCTCGACAAACAGCCCGCAAGAAGTGGTGGGGAGCTTTTAAGCAGCCACAATGGTTATGTTTGGTGTTCAGCCCGCTTTTTAGACAATATATGTCCGTACACGTGTTGATCTCAGACTCGAGGGCTGTTCAGCAAACTGGCAGTAAGTCAATGACATTTAAAGTTTTATGTGTTTATTTCTCTTTACGTCATCTGGATTTtccatcacacaaaaaaaagttggaaagaACATATCCCGAAAGGACTTTATAGTTACCGGTATTTTTATGTCTCTCTTTGCTCCACCTTTTAGTGACGTCATATTCTGTTGCTATCGAGTGGTCTTTCATTAAGATGCTCTTCAACTGAACCACACTGCTTATACGTCTAAAATGTGCTCTGGCATCATTAAACTAGACCCTGTTttctagtttatttttttcaaaaccgtTTTCTCTTTGTTGTCTGTAACACAACACCAATTGTAAACCCCACCACATACAATGTCATTGTTCAAAATTTAATAAAATGTATCTGTATACACTTTAGCCTCTCGTGTCTGTTTGATTTGTGGCAGGCTGTGAATTTCATACCTGGCTGGGTCTTACGTGTGGATTTAATCCTTTTAAGGCCACCAttaatacatcacatttctaGAAAGACAGATACAATTGATAGTCTATAATGCAAAATCAACAGCATGCGACTGTCATGTGGCCAAACAATaaatatactttaaaaaaaatcaggctaTTTTGAAATTACCTTAAAAAATTACGAATATATTTAAGGTGACATTGCTGATTCTGAAAGCATTGGGCACAATAGATTGAAATGGCAGCATACTGAAATATCGTTGGGCAAAAAATGATATAACAACCACATGCACTAGCCTGTTGGAAGCACTACCGCCATGGGAAACCCTTTACAGAAAATAAATTCGAACGATTAAATATAATTTCGGAAGGAATTGAAAGTCAGTGCTTTTGCTAGTGGTTGTTTAGGCGATCATAAATGTCAGGGCTCCAACGGTTCACCTCGTGCGTGTGGCAGACAGACAGAAGATGGTGTTCCGCTTGTGTGCTGGCACCTTTAATCTGTTAATCTGCGGAAAGTGGTgtccttgtttttttctccctcaagCATAACCTTAATCCACCTTCAAATCTGTATCAAAACAACCACGGTACCATTTTAAAACGGCTTTGAATATGCATAGTGGAAGTGCGATTGTGCAATAATGTTAGAAGTAACAAGTGAACGGATAACAACTCTTTTACTGTGCAATAGTGCAGCGAGTATCtgcccctttttattttaatttccatATTTGGAATTATTATACGAAAGAAAAACACTTCTTATTCAGCCTTCTGGTCGTGATTTCAAATTTTGTGTGACGTTATTTGGTAAACAAGATCTGCGCTAATGCGGTTTAGTCAAATTTAGACCACGTGACCACGCCGGTGTTCGCCAGTCACTGAACACTCGCCAGTTCGTCTTCATCCCGTTTGAGGCCAAAACACCTGACGGAGGTAAGTgctgaaaagcaaacaaacccAAACCCGAGTTTAAAAAGACGACTTTGAAAAACGAATCCGAGTTTAAaaccttattttgaaattcaaattaaaaccgTACTTTGGAACCCTTAGTTAGttaaaaaccctaaccctacccagtcagcaaaattggtctggcccagctctggggcagacatggcagtacactcggcccacatacctcaatgaatgacggtcctgcagtggcccacgtctggcatccatgatgtgggccgcattcggcccagatctgagccgcattgtaaaaccatatctggccctactccggcccgacgctggaccagaacaggttcctgatatcagcctgaattcaacctcaactagtttactcttgaacggtatttttctgtccatcaaattgttgcgctctccatgccctcttttcttctcatgctttCCTTCCTGTCACTATCCCgatcaggagccagatgtagccatcatttgattgtgacatgaatttcctggtctgaggcccaagatgttAGGCTGTTAGGTCTCACAGCGGCTGTAAGAACTGTAAGAAAACAAGATGGACAGTGTGttaagaaaacaaacatttgtacacaTCAGGAACAATGAATggtcagtaaaaataacccctgaaatttcttataataatccatccatccatccatcatctaccgcttatccggggccgggtcgcgggggcaacagctttagcagggaagcccagacttctctctccctagctacttcttccagctctccccgggggatcccgagtcgttcccaggtcagctgggtgacatagtctctccagcgtgttctgggtcttcctcggggtctcctcccggtgggacatgaccgcaACAcctttttcgatgaaaaaaaatgaccatgaatagtaaggtgtatttagccaaaaaaaacgacatggtctttttcggctaaaaacgccttacttagacatggtcatgttttggtcgaaaaacgccctactatacatggtcgtttttttcggctaaaaacaccttactataacatggtcgttttttaaatctaaaaacggcttactatacatggtcgttttttttttcagctaaaaacaccttagtcttcatggtcggtttttttcggctcaaaacaccttactatatatacatggtcgtttttttcgtcgaaaaacgccttactatacattcattcattcatcttccgaaccacttgatcctcactaggatcctcactggagcctatcccagctgtctccgggcagtaggtgggggacaccctgaatcagttgccagccaatcacagggcacacagagacgaacaaccatccgcgctcacactcacacatagggacaatttagagtgttcaatcagcctgccacgcatgtttttggaatgtgggaggaaaccggagcacccgtggaaaatccatgcatttttttcattttcaaattatcctgcgggcctgatggAACcctgcgcacgtgtgtgtgtgggtgtgtgtgtgtgtgtgtgtgtgtgtgatatgaatggaattccgcatcggtgtgcaattgtaaaacaaggctgtgtgttgaaaaaatctgaaactgcatttaagggtggctcaatactggctggccatataaGGGCCGGGGttataaattgatttctggcccaaatacttcactccacaactggccctcatctggtttgccagagtcaagccagtgcctcctttgccactcctgggccgtgttcggcccacatgcattatgccagtgccgactcaaggccaactgtgccagcttcatgccgaatgcctttgctgactgggtagtTTAAAACTCTACTTTGAAACATTGACCTTGTACACacaagaatgtccccatatttgtgtttttccaccaACACAGTTCTGATCAAAATTCCAATTTTTGGAGGGAGCCGATGAGCACTCTGGAAGATATCCCATTTGGAACGCCACTGGGGTCACTGGGGCAGGATGTGTGCTTGATGACGCCTCCTGACATCTCTGTGCCCGACTGTCTTCGGATAATGCAGGAAACTCAGGTCATGTCTCACTTCCGTGCATACCCGAGCCATTTTACATTCACAATAACCGCCTCAAATAGAATAGTGCTCACGTTTGATTGACACCTGCAGAGAGTTTTTTTAGTGTCACTGACCAACAGAATatatacaaacacaaacacacgcacacacacacacacacacacacacattctcacacacacacacacacacacacacacacgcacacacacacacacacacacacagaaggtaAAACTGGTATCACTTTAAAAACTGTATCCCTCCTTTTGCTTTGTGGTGACGATGTTTCAATGTTTTCCTTGAGCAGTACTGCTTCAATCTGGAGAAGCTAATATTAACAGGCCAGCATCCCGACGACCAGGCTCCATCCTGTCCTCCCTACTGGCTGATGATCTGCAGTCCTCATGAGCACTGCGGGACCCCTCACGGGCCCAACGACCCTTGGACCTCCTCCAAACCTTGTCGCCGCAGTCGCAGCTTGAACTCGTCGGACATCCACTGGTCGCACCAATGCTCGCTCGGCTTCCACAGATCCGACTCGGTCGAAGAAGACGGCTACTGCGAGGACAACGAAGGCTCGTCCCCTGAAGACAGTTTTCAGGAGCACACCGCTGGTCGAAAGCGGCCCCGCAGCAACGCCCCCTCCAGGGTCAAAGACGTGCACCTCGGTCTTCCCGCTCTGTGCCGCCGGGCCGAGTTGTTACCGAATAGTCACAGAGGTGCCTCGGCATCTGCTGAGCGCAGCGGCACCATGAAGAGGCAGCGTGCACAGAGTGCTATGGGCAGATTGCACCCCCAAAGCAATTCATCAGCCGGGGCGCATCCTGGAAGGCTGCAGCAGCAACGACCCTCCTCCGCTGGCCCCGTCATCAAAAACCGCAGGCAAAAGGTGGGCGTCTTTTACCCTCCCTCCGAAAATCGCTCTTACCTGAAGACGTGTCAAAGGTACGACTGTGGCTCACATAGAAGTACTGCTTCAACTCCTGGACAGAGGTGAATGTATGACTGTATtggtccgaatataagacagccctgattataagacgaccccctctttttcaagatttaagtttgaaaaaagactttttgaacaccaaattcatttttatacagaaaataattacagtacatctgaaacaaatgattataacaatatatttgagagaaaaagcatgttattttgcctcattcaaatctaaagtgcaatcacattcataaataaatggcttctggtttttgaaatgtaaattacattgtaacttctcctcagctgccggttaatctGGCCGatatttgacccacttttctccagattgtcactacgtttctccattttctgttatctcttctattattttcttctcttttccttcttaccgctattttttagttttcttcttcgtggcaggggttcactttggcctggggagtcaagttcagcattcgattcattgatatctggcgccatctagcgtcgtaaacgggtataatgtctagaccccgaatataagaacgaccccactttttcagtcttatttcaatgcaacaaACACCGTCTCATATTCAGGCCAAAACGGTAATCGTACAGACTCTCAACTGTACTTCAGTCATAAAAGCAAGCAAATAAGATCTCAGATACCTCGGTACCACTCGGCGTCCAATGTGTGCACGTGCCCGCTTGTGTAAGTAAATGTTCATCTTCATGTGGATGCTCATCAGGCCTTCAGGACCGGAGGTTTCCTTGATTCAGCCACGGAGCTCCTGTCCGCTCTCAGCCAAGAAGAGAGGGAGTTGCTGGAGACCGTCACTGACAACGGGTACCAGTTACGTACGGCGATCTTGGCTCTGCAGAAGACCGGATACAACAGTCCAGACAAGGTTGAATATATCTCGCTGTCGTCGctgcagcaaatttgttctgtAAATCGGTGTACATAAAATTTTGCTTTGTCAAAGTAGactataaatactgtacacggCACTTGGATTGGCTCTCAATAGCAAGATTCTTAAAGTGAACAAAAACCTGTAACGACAACTGAAAttgaaaacttaaaaaaaaaaaaaaaatgtcaatacttATAAAAGAACTAAAACTAACAAACTACATCCTACAATGATTAACTACAACTACAGTAATAGTGAAAGTGTCCTTTCTTTTAATCCGTGtgaatttttgtcatacataaGCTTTCGGGTTCATTTGAAATTTgtattcatatatttattttatttctgtatGCCCAGACAGACCAAGGAAGGTGAAACAGCTGTTTGCAAATTGTTTACTTTACTACACAAAACACTCAACAAATACGTTggtttttacaaagaaaaacgAAACCctgcaattttgaaaaaataaaaactaacaaattTGAAAACGAATTCAAATTAAGTGcatgttcaaaacaaaaagacaaaatgaaatcaaaataaggAAAATCCCAAAAGTAACCTTGCTCAACAGTGTCCACATGACACGGAAAGACTGCATCTTTGTATTCATAGACATGCATTGAATCTGTACGTGTTGCATATTGTACGTAAATACCAATTCATCActtcatactttttttgttcttgaaaatTACTCTGTTGTAAATTAGAAAAAATTATACAGGACAAAGAAGaggaaaacagtcaaatgttctgccaGTAATCGCTCCCTTTGTTGCCGTGTTAGGGGACCAAAAAATAagtcaatttataaattatgtttttgaaaataatagGCTGGTTAATCAACTATCAATGCTTTCCTGACATATATAATTGGCAtcggccttaaaaaaaatccatattgatTGGGCCCTGCTTGTTATGTCTACTCCATTCACAGCCCCGAATTAAACACAAAGCACTCTTTTAACAGCTCTTAAAATACCTGACAGCCTGCAATCATCTGTGCGAGTTGGGCTACGATGAAGCTCAAGTGGAGGAAGCCTTGGAGATGTTCCAGAATTGTGAGAGCAAGGTGCTTCCCTCTTGGGTTTTTATCCCTTCAGTGAACACAAAACCGGAATAATCCGACAGTCACGCTTGCGATTCCGATTTTAGGCTGCAGAGTTCCTGCTCCTCCTGACTCAGTTCAACGAGATGGGCTTCCAACAAAGCGCAATCAAAGAAGTGCTGCTCGTTCATGAAAATCATCGGGAAAGGGCTCTTGAAGAACTCATGACCCGCATGACTTGAACGGAACACGTAGCCAACTGGTGTCGGACTGAAGGTTTGATTTGGCTTTGAATTTGTCTTTACAttgaagtaattttttttttttttaaattggaacaaATCCCTggttcatttcaaatgaaaaaaactccCTTGACTTTTGATTCTAAGACTATTCAGCCATCTGTAGTGTACGTAAATAATGACGTGCAGTGAGGTAATTTTAAATTTACTGTAATGTATGTTTCAGTCATAACTATGATGTGacctgtgattaaaaaaaaaagtgacgcttCTGATGTAGAGAACTATCACATCTGAGATGACCAGATTTGAAACCTCTGACGctataaaaaaaaccccaaacataataaacagtaagacttctgtttaaacatttatttacagaaaGATTTGAGAAAGGTGaagtgacaaaaaaagggaaatgcattaaaaaaggaCACTAAAAAGCCaataaatgtgcacacacacattgacctGCCACAAAAATACACACCGCCTCCCCAGGAGTGACAATGAGTAAATGAGCCTGAGTAAAAATGAAGAATCCAAATGTTCGTATATTTGGAAAGCATTTAACatttttgggtgggtgggggtgcatTATAAAAGTTTCTCCACACATACAGCAGAGCTGGAAGACTTTGGTCACTGTTGACTGACAGTAGAGTTGAGGAGGCCGGACTTCACATTCGATTTGGAAGCCTTTGACAGGTCCCGCTGAGACAAAAGAGCAAAGTTCATTCAGTTCTTGTAGACAGCAGCatgcatgaaatgtttttttcttacaaCACCGTGACGTCCTATTCAGAATAAGTTGGTAGAAATGAGTTGGTGCTTTTTGAGAACGTTTGGATTCATTTGAATATAAATGAAGCATTATTTAATTCCACAACCAGAAGGACAACGTGTGGAGAAAACAACCACTGACAATTAACTACGGTAGTTTGCTTGTTGAGTGTTACTTTGACACTTCAGCAGTACTTTGAAGTAGGGCTGGATGATTAATCGAAATTTAAACCGTGGTTTTGATGTGGAGTGCTGCCGATCTTTAAAAATATTCGTGGGTGGGAGGGATTGGAATGCACAGAACCGCTTGGTGTGTTTACAAGTTGCCAATGTTGCTTACTAACAAGGTTGTAGCATGTAACCCTGCTACCCTTGAGCGTGATTACACTGATTGACGACCCCATAGTCGGAGTtgactgtaaaactaaacaaaacaacagaaagtatTGCCCATATTGAGTATTTAGATACAAAACatgctttctttttaaaatatcgCCAGTGCTAATGCTAAGGTCAATTCGACTATGGGAGTGATATGCCTTCAAATAAagaatattcacacacaaacttaGTGGAAACACACACGTAAAGTAACACTAATCATAGGTAGAAATACTCCtcaatctgtgtgtgtgggggggggggggggggggcggggggggattcAATGGCAACACACTGTTCTCATTACGATATACTCCATCCTTGAGCGGCACAATACTGCCCCGGAGAGGTCAACAGGCGCAGCAACAGCCGATATCTCCGGTCGAGCTCAGTAAGTCCCAGGACTCGTGGAAATAACGCAAGATAAAATAATCACGATAAAGAGATAAGTTCATGCTAATTCAAGACTTCAACGAATGCAAAGATATAAGGCATCAAAAGGTGCGGATGTAGCAGAATGGAAATTCAAGAGGCTTGAATTTCACATGAAATTGACATAATTTTTATACTGGACAAAAAGAATTTAGTAATTGAAGTCTGCAATGTTTCGAAACCAATTTATTGTTTAAATAATCGGGATTTCAATCTCattcaaaataattattttgtccATTATCATCCAACCCTACTATGAAAGATAACTTGAAGGGAAATAGTGTTTTTTCCATTTAGGGTCCCAGCATTGCCACCATACAACAGGTGTCGGTTACGTGCAAAACCAACGTGTTAAACTGCATTTACCGCAAATTCCGAATAGGAGCCAGCGACGGCATTAAAGGTGCAATCTTGAGTATCCTGAGACCTGAGTGCACCACATGGAGTATTTCGGTGAAGGTTTTCCTTGTTGCGCTCAAGTGCGCGGGTGACCTTTGAGTGACCGGGGGTTCGCAGGCCAAGACCCTACAAGTTGAAAGGACTGTTGTACACAACTCAGCGCAGAACTTGCGTCACGTGACAGCAAACCGCAATGAACCGTACCTTACTGGCAGACAGAGGTGCCCTCTGTATGGAAGACTGGCACATAGTTCCCCCAAAGCCTGAACCGAGGAAGCTGACTGGTGTGGAGATGGTCGACGTTCCCATCTGCAGAAAACATAagagcaagacattttttttaatttttgggggtTCCACTTAACCGCAATCATTCATGCCAGAAATACAAAGTGACCTTTCTTTGTTTGCCTGGCGTGCCGTTTCCGACGATGCGCCTTTTGGATGGAGTCCGAACAGCAGTTCCGTACAACATGTCCTCCTGAGTCTGTCTACTCTTCTTCAGTTGCTGAaagaagaaatgacaaaaattaaacaaacaacGCATGCCGATGAAGATTTGACAAAACGTTTGGTTCAAGCTTTCGCATACCCGTtccattttctctttctccttctcgcTGTGGTGCTGCTCCCACTGCTGCTGCACATAATCCAGAAACTTCTGTCCATTGACAAAGAACTCTTTGCCTTGCTCTTGCTCCCAAGAATCTATTTGGGCCTTCAGAGTCTTTTCAAGCTGGCGACAGAAAAGTCAGAAATATTTGATTTGACAAAACATGTACATCGAGGCTGCCAAACTCATTACTCTGTTGCGAGAGGTAAAGTCACCCACGGTTGAGATCttgtttgaattgaattgaatacaactttattgtcaaatgtgctgtatgtatgtataaattTCTTcactctcaacataaaacaagacccATTGTGGTCTCAtaatgggg is a window from the Hippocampus zosterae strain Florida chromosome 3, ASM2543408v3, whole genome shotgun sequence genome containing:
- the LOC127597846 gene encoding ubiquitin-associated protein 1-like — translated: MSTLEDIPFGTPLGSLGQDVCLMTPPDISVPDCLRIMQETQYCFNLEKLILTGQHPDDQAPSCPPYWLMICSPHEHCGTPHGPNDPWTSSKPCRRSRSLNSSDIHWSHQCSLGFHRSDSVEEDGYCEDNEGSSPEDSFQEHTAGRKRPRSNAPSRVKDVHLGLPALCRRAELLPNSHRGASASAERSGTMKRQRAQSAMGRLHPQSNSSAGAHPGRLQQQRPSSAGPVIKNRRQKAFRTGGFLDSATELLSALSQEERELLETVTDNGYQLRTAILALQKTGYNSPDKLLKYLTACNHLCELGYDEAQVEEALEMFQNCESKAAEFLLLLTQFNEMGFQQSAIKEVLLVHENHRERALEELMTRMT